The Bos javanicus breed banteng chromosome 18, ARS-OSU_banteng_1.0, whole genome shotgun sequence genome has a segment encoding these proteins:
- the LOC133230458 gene encoding zinc finger protein 181 isoform X3, producing the protein MFQVTFSDVAIDFSHEEWRWLNSTQRNLYKDVMVQNYENLVSLAGLSIPKPYVIALLEDGKEPCMVEEKLSKDTFPENFC; encoded by the exons GTGACATTTAGTGATGTGGCCATAGACTTCTCTCATGAAGAGTGGAGATGGCTCAATTCTACTCAAAGGAATTTATACAAGGATGTGATGGTCCAGAATTATGAGAACCTGGTATCCCTAG CAGGTCTTTCCATACCTAAGCCATATGTGATTGCTTTATTGGAGGATGGCAAAGAACCTTGTATGGTGGAGGAAAAGCTGTCAAAAGATACATTTCCAG